One genomic region from Sphingobacterium multivorum encodes:
- a CDS encoding TetR/AcrR family transcriptional regulator: MNKKEQVKERIGQAAMECFERYGLEKTTLEDIAKTVGLNKTSLYYYYKNKEDIFIEVAIREGQSFIDTLQKSTLKKKGVENQISFYLESRLNYYTNVLNMNRVSVESLDKILPRFFELYDAMMVQEKAFLTKLLTQAIAHEKLDLTDPENIASVLINFANALKHSTEQQAILKRQVEIDYAQSLRDTKFLVGLIFRGLRI, encoded by the coding sequence ATGAACAAAAAGGAACAGGTCAAAGAAAGAATTGGACAGGCGGCCATGGAATGTTTCGAGCGTTATGGATTGGAAAAAACAACCTTGGAAGACATTGCTAAAACTGTGGGATTGAACAAAACGTCTCTTTATTATTATTACAAGAACAAAGAGGATATTTTTATTGAAGTAGCCATACGAGAGGGACAATCTTTTATCGATACATTACAAAAAAGTACATTGAAAAAGAAGGGCGTGGAGAATCAGATTTCTTTTTATTTAGAATCGAGATTGAACTATTATACCAATGTGCTCAATATGAACAGGGTGTCTGTCGAATCACTTGATAAGATTTTACCTCGTTTTTTTGAACTATATGATGCCATGATGGTGCAAGAGAAAGCTTTTCTTACGAAGCTTCTTACGCAAGCCATTGCACATGAAAAATTGGATCTAACAGATCCTGAAAATATAGCTTCTGTACTTATAAATTTTGCTAATGCATTAAAACATAGTACAGAACAACAGGCAATACTGAAGCGGCAGGTCGAAATTGACTATGCACAAAGTCTTCGGGATACCAAATTTCTAGTCG